A window of Maniola hyperantus chromosome 26, iAphHyp1.2, whole genome shotgun sequence contains these coding sequences:
- the LOC117994158 gene encoding uncharacterized protein, with the protein MDSDKAVVLWLAYRRWRRRKRRESRRFNVHPILRDRMTHSMFITLYPKLREYSEKFFNYFRMSVTSFDDLLEIIKEDLTPCQNYVVRDTVSAEEKLVITLRYLATGCYFADLHYAYRLGKSTVIEIVQKTCYVIWNKLQNIVMREPTKAEWEEISKQFQKYTNFPNCIGAIDGKHIRIIKPNNSGSLFYNYKSYFSTVLLAVCDANYCFIAVDIGAYGKSNDSTIFKDSILYKKLVEKTLNIPDPRPISQTDTTPLPHVIVGDEAFSLSENIMRPYCGKSLTTKKRIFNYRLSRARRYIECCFGILVNKWRIFHRPLNVDIKFAENIIKACCVLHNYVRLRDGYRYDHTLYETSLINLNTEAVRPNARSLNVRDRFANYFANEDKLPWQDKMI; encoded by the exons ATGGACTCGGATAAAGCGGTTGTGTTGTGGCTTGCATACCGTCGATGGAGACGTCGTAAACGAAGAGAAAGTCGACGATTTAACGTGCATCCCATTCTACGTGACAGAATGACGCATAGTATGTTTATAACTTTATACCCAAAACTCAGAGAATATAGTGAAAAGTTTTTCAACTACTTTCGGATGTCAGTAACATCGTTTGATGATTTACTAGAAATTATCAAAGAAGATTTGACTCCTTGTCAAAATTATGTGGTACGGGATACTGTTTCTGCAGAAGAAAAACTCGTGATTACTTTgag ATATTTGGCTACAGGATGTTATTTTGCGGACCTGCATTATGCCTACAGATTAGGAAAGTCTACAGTTATCGAAATAGTACAGAAAACCTGTTACGTCATATGGAACAAACTGCAAAATATAGTAATGAGAGAACCAACGAAAGCTGAATGGGAAGAAATTTcgaaacaatttcaaaaatacacAAATTTTCCAAATTGCATCGGCGCCATTGACGGCAAGCATATCCGTATTATAAAACCTAACAATTCTGGATCTCTTTTTTATAACTATAAGAGTTATTTTTCAACTGTTTTGTTGGCCGTATGCGATgcaaattattgttttattgcaGTGGACATAGGCGCGTATGGAAAAAGTAATGACTCCACAATTTTTAAAGActctattttatataaaaaacttgtcgagaaaactttaaatatccCAGATCCAAGGCCAATATCGCAAACAGATACAACCCCCTTACCTCATGTCATAGTAGGAGATGAGGCGTTTAGTCTGTCTGAAAATATAATGCGCCCTTATTGCGGTAAATCTCTAACaaccaaaaaaagaattttcaactaTCGCTTATCCAGGGCCCGGCGCTACATTGAATGTTGCTTTGGCATCTTGGTAAATAAATGGAGAATATTTCATAGACCATTGAATGTGGACATCAAATTTGCAGAAAACATCATTAAGGCTTGTTGTGTTCTCCATAACTACGTAAGGTTAAGGGATGGCTACAGGTATGATCACACTCTCTACGAAACATCTCTGATTAATTTGAACACTGAGGCAGTGAGGCCTAATGCGAGATCATTAAATGTAAGAGATAGATTTGCTAATTATTTTGCTAACGAAGACAAACTCCCGTGGCAAGATAAAATGATATAG
- the LOC117994162 gene encoding uncharacterized protein, which produces MPSRVTSHARKTLAMSGTLDSRVNARAPRESRYSGAIAASSTTRVSVASGRIRFKMERDNFDTELFIDEIEKRVAIWDMESSDYSNRIIKRRNWEEIVEIFCEAGDSEEKKKTLGTLLQKKWKGLRDGFVREMKKKKTTPSGSGASSKAKYIYFERLMFLERSTRNKITESNINTASVEEQEFSGDGEDVMRPPRSQAKRKKKLNAADEEFISIIKTNLASGNQPQTSNQTESDDDKLFCLSLHKELLKVPEEHRLQTKIEIMKVLQAQQVLCLKPAAARSDYQPSSQYHYQTGMTQRGQRDYFLETGYTATDPSTSSFPPATFSTYNRGYCTASRPPMSSSYKTPSPASTQDSNESELMELYDN; this is translated from the exons ATGCCCTCGCGCGTTACCTCACACGCGCGTAAAACGCTTGCAATGAGCGGGACTCTCGACTCGCGCGTTAACGCGCGTGCGCCGCGCGAGTCGAGATACTCCGGCGCCATTGCTGCGTCCAGTACTACGCGCGTGTCCGTGGCGAGTGGACGTATTCGGTTCAAAATGGAGCGTGATAACTTTGACACAGAACTTTTTATCGACGAAATTGAGAAAAGGGTAGCTATATGGGATATGGAATCATCAGATTATTCTAATAGAATCATTAAACGTAGGAACTGGGAAGAAATAGTAGAAATTTTTTGTGAAGCTGGTGATTCCgaggagaaaaaaaaaactttag GTACTTTATTGCAGAAGAAGTGGAAAGGGTTGCGTGATGGCTTTGTAAGAgaaatgaagaagaagaaaaccaCACCGTCTGGATCAGGAGCCTCCAGCAAAgccaaatatatttattttgaacgtTTGATGTTCCTCGAAAGATCGACACGGAATAAAATAACTGAGAGCAACATCAACACCGCGTCTGTTGAAGAACAGGAGTTTTCGGGCGATGGGGAAGATGTAATGAGACCTCCACGTAGTCAGGCAAAAAGGAAGAAAAAACTAAATGCAGCCGACGAAGAATTTATTTCCatcataaaaacaaatttagCATCTGGAAATCAGCCACAGACATCAAACCAAACGGAGTCAGATGATGACAAACTATTTTGTTTGTCCTTACACAAAGAGCTTCTTAAAGTACCAGAGGAACACAGACTTCaaacaaaaattgaaataatgaaaGTACTTCAAGCTCAACAAGTACTGTGCCTTAAACCTGCAGCTGCTCGTTCCGACTACCAACCTTCGTCACAATATCATTACCAAACAGGAATGACTCAACGTGGACAGAGAGATTATTTTCTAGAAACAGGGTATACCGCAACAGATCCTTCAACATCTTCGTTTCCACCTGCAACCTTTTCGACTTACAATCGAGGTTATTGTACTGCTTCACGACCACCAATGTCGTCTAGCTACAAAACCCCATCACCGGCATCTACACAAGATTCCAATGAATCTGAATTAATGGAACTTTACGATAATTAA